One genomic segment of Chitinibacter sp. FCG-7 includes these proteins:
- a CDS encoding ribonucleotide-diphosphate reductase subunit beta, whose protein sequence is MLSFDEDVINRPAPAAPQAVPQHSTAAASAVPARVTADDKRVINGTTDVNQLVPFKHKWAWEKYLAQCANHWMPQEVNMQRDIEQWKTGQLTEDEMRIVKRNLGFFVTADSLAANNIVLGTYRQITSPECRQFLLRQAFDEAIHTHAYQYIVESLGLDEGEVFNAYNEIKSIRDKDQFLMPFIDVLTDPAFKTGTLANDQALLRSIIVFACIMEGLFFYVGFVQILALGRQNKMTGAAEQYQYILRDESMHCNFGIDLINTIKMENPQLWTEPFKAEITELFHKAVELEYAYAEDTMPRGVLGLNASQFKEYLRFIANRRMQQIGLNELFPGVTNPFPWMSEMIDLKKEKNFFETRVTEYQTGGALSWD, encoded by the coding sequence ATGCTCAGTTTTGACGAAGACGTAATCAACCGCCCAGCGCCAGCAGCACCGCAAGCCGTGCCACAGCACAGCACTGCCGCAGCCAGCGCCGTACCTGCCCGCGTCACCGCCGACGACAAACGCGTGATCAACGGCACCACCGACGTGAACCAGCTGGTGCCGTTCAAGCACAAATGGGCCTGGGAAAAATACCTCGCCCAGTGTGCCAACCACTGGATGCCGCAAGAAGTGAACATGCAGCGCGACATCGAGCAATGGAAAACCGGCCAGCTCACCGAAGACGAAATGCGTATTGTGAAGCGCAACCTCGGCTTCTTTGTCACCGCCGACTCGCTCGCCGCCAACAACATCGTGCTGGGCACCTACCGCCAAATCACCTCGCCAGAATGCCGTCAATTCTTGCTGCGCCAGGCCTTTGACGAAGCGATCCACACTCACGCGTATCAATACATCGTTGAATCACTCGGTCTGGACGAAGGCGAAGTGTTCAACGCCTACAACGAAATCAAATCGATCCGCGATAAAGATCAATTCCTGATGCCGTTCATCGACGTACTCACCGACCCGGCATTCAAAACCGGCACGCTGGCCAACGACCAAGCCCTGCTGCGCTCGATCATCGTCTTCGCCTGCATTATGGAAGGCCTGTTCTTCTATGTCGGCTTCGTACAGATCCTCGCGCTAGGCCGTCAAAACAAAATGACTGGCGCCGCCGAGCAGTATCAGTACATCCTGCGCGATGAATCCATGCACTGCAATTTCGGTATCGACTTGATCAATACGATCAAAATGGAAAACCCGCAATTGTGGACCGAACCATTCAAAGCCGAGATTACCGAGCTATTTCACAAAGCCGTCGAGCTGGAATACGCCTACGCCGAAGACACCATGCCACGCGGCGTATTGGGCCTGAATGCATCGCAGTTCAAAGAATACCTGCGCTTTATTGCTAATCGCCGGATGCAGCAGATTGGTTTGAATGAGTTATTCCCCGGTGTAACCAATCCATTCCCATGGATGTCTGAGATGATTGACTTGAAGAAAGAGAAAAACTTCTTTGAGACTCGGGTGACTGAGTATCAGACGGGTGGGGCGTTGAGCTGGGATTGA
- a CDS encoding adenosine deaminase, giving the protein MTQHPLDVLITRLPKAELHLHIEGSLEPEMMFALAQRNGVALPYADVAAVRAAYQFDSLQSFLDLYYAGASVLLTEQDFYDLTWAYLEKAHADNIVHTEIFFDPQTHTARGIDFAVPLSGIRRALLDGEAKLGISFKLIMCFLRHLSEEDGFATLAQAEPYLDQIDGVGLDSSELGHPPSKFARLFARCAELGLPAVAHAGEEGPASYIWEALDLLKSRRIDHGVRCTEDPALVQRLAAEQIPLTVCPLSNLKLCVVSDLAQHNLRELLAAGLCAMVNSDDPAYFGGYLNTNLLACRAALDLSQDEIIQLIRNSFTASWLSAEQQAHWQAQISQLVSATQE; this is encoded by the coding sequence GTGACCCAACACCCGCTCGATGTACTGATTACCCGCCTGCCCAAAGCAGAACTGCATTTGCATATTGAAGGCTCGCTCGAGCCGGAGATGATGTTTGCATTAGCGCAGCGCAATGGCGTGGCTTTGCCGTATGCCGATGTGGCGGCGGTACGGGCGGCGTATCAGTTTGACAGCTTGCAGTCCTTTCTTGATCTCTACTACGCCGGTGCGTCGGTGCTGCTCACCGAGCAGGATTTTTACGATCTGACCTGGGCATATCTGGAAAAAGCCCACGCCGACAACATCGTTCACACCGAGATTTTTTTCGATCCGCAAACGCACACCGCGCGCGGGATTGATTTTGCCGTGCCGCTCTCTGGCATCCGCCGCGCTTTGCTCGACGGCGAAGCCAAGCTAGGCATTTCGTTCAAGCTGATCATGTGTTTCCTGCGCCATCTATCCGAAGAAGACGGCTTTGCCACGCTGGCGCAAGCCGAGCCCTACCTCGATCAAATCGATGGCGTGGGGCTGGATTCCAGCGAGCTGGGCCACCCGCCGAGCAAGTTTGCGCGGCTGTTTGCGCGTTGCGCCGAGCTGGGCTTGCCCGCCGTGGCGCACGCGGGCGAAGAAGGCCCGGCCAGCTATATCTGGGAAGCGCTTGATCTGCTCAAATCGCGCCGCATTGATCACGGTGTGCGCTGTACCGAAGACCCCGCGCTGGTGCAGCGCCTCGCCGCCGAGCAAATTCCGCTTACCGTTTGCCCGCTGTCGAATTTGAAGCTGTGCGTGGTGAGCGATCTGGCGCAGCACAATCTGCGCGAGCTCCTGGCCGCAGGTCTGTGCGCGATGGTCAATTCGGACGATCCGGCGTACTTTGGGGGTTATCTGAATACCAATCTGCTGGCCTGTCGCGCCGCGCTGGATTTATCGCAGGACGAAATTATCCAGCTGATCCGCAATAGCTTTACCGCCAGCTGGCTGAGCGCCGAGCAACAAGCGCATTGGCAAGCGCAAATCAGCCAGCTTGTGAGTGCCACGCAGGAGTAA
- a CDS encoding ribonucleoside-diphosphate reductase subunit alpha: MYATLDSTQTSRSDSAEIHTPSHDIAHYANYKTIRRDGSVVPFEPSKISVAVTKAFIAVQGSHAASSTAVREQVINLTESVVNALMRRKPDGGAIHIEDIQDQVELALMRSGEHDVARAYVLYRSERQRERAAARHDAAPAEPHPINVLFEDGSSRPLDLAKLKALIASACTGLEQNTDQNLILAETLKNVYDGVPAEELRKSAVLAARTYLETDPAYGLVTARLVLHSLRREVLGEETSHEEMADIYASYFPRYVKKGIEAELLDEKLGQFDLTKLAAALDHNRDYQFGYLGLQTLYDRYFLHINERRIELPQVFFMRVAMGLALNETNREERAIEFYNVLSSFDFMSSTPTLFNSGTRHSQMSSCYLTTVPDDLDGIFEALKENALLSKFAGGLGNDWTPVRAMGSHIKGTNGKSQGVVPFLKVVNDTAVAVNQGGKRKGAVCAYLETWHADIEEFLELRKNTGDDRRRTHDMNSANWIPDLFMKRVMEGGEWTLFSPSEVPDLHDKVGKAFEIAYTNYEAKAARGEMRVAKTIPALSLWRKMLTMLFETGHPWITFKDPCNIRSPQQHVGVVHSSNLCTEITLNTNDEEIAVCNLGSINLYNHLKNGELDAEKLSRTVKVAMRMLDNVIDINFYPVRKARTSNLKHRPVGLGIMGFQDCLHALRIPYASDAAVEFADVSMETVAYHAYWASTELAQERGIYASYKGSLWDRGILPQDSLRLLEEERGGYLDVDRSSRLDWTMLRDRIAAYGMRNSNCLAIAPTATISNIIGVDACIEPTYQNLFVKSNLSGEFTVINEHLVRDLKARGLWDEVMISDLKYFDGSVQRIDRIPADLKALYATAFEMDPKWLVEAASRRQKWIDQAQSLNIYMAGASGKKLDELYKHAWLRGLKTTYYLRTLAATAAEKSTGRGGELNAVPVDGGYAAAQAQAAIVAAAAADNTPATDAKFCSIDNPDCEACQ, encoded by the coding sequence ATGTACGCCACGCTAGATAGTACCCAGACTAGCCGCTCTGATAGCGCTGAAATCCACACGCCATCACACGATATTGCGCATTACGCCAATTACAAAACAATTCGCCGTGATGGCTCGGTAGTGCCGTTTGAACCATCCAAAATTTCGGTAGCGGTGACCAAGGCGTTTATTGCAGTTCAAGGCAGCCATGCGGCTTCCAGCACTGCGGTGCGCGAGCAGGTGATCAACCTGACCGAATCGGTGGTGAACGCGCTGATGCGCCGCAAGCCCGATGGCGGTGCGATTCACATTGAAGACATTCAGGATCAGGTTGAGCTGGCGCTGATGCGTTCTGGCGAACACGATGTCGCTCGCGCCTACGTGCTGTATCGCAGCGAGCGCCAGCGTGAGCGCGCTGCGGCACGCCATGATGCCGCGCCTGCCGAGCCACACCCGATCAATGTGCTGTTTGAAGACGGCAGCAGCCGCCCGCTCGATCTGGCCAAGCTCAAAGCGCTGATTGCCTCGGCGTGTACTGGTCTGGAGCAAAACACTGACCAGAACCTGATTCTGGCCGAAACGCTGAAAAACGTTTACGACGGCGTACCGGCCGAAGAGCTGCGCAAATCGGCTGTACTGGCCGCGCGGACCTATCTGGAAACCGATCCGGCCTACGGTCTGGTGACCGCCCGTCTGGTGCTGCATAGCCTGCGCCGCGAAGTGCTGGGCGAAGAAACCAGCCACGAAGAGATGGCCGATATTTACGCCAGCTACTTCCCGCGTTATGTGAAAAAAGGCATCGAAGCCGAGCTGCTGGACGAAAAACTGGGTCAGTTCGATCTGACCAAGCTGGCCGCTGCGCTGGATCACAACCGTGATTACCAGTTTGGCTACCTAGGTCTGCAAACGCTGTACGACCGCTATTTCCTGCATATCAACGAGCGCCGCATCGAGCTGCCGCAGGTGTTTTTCATGCGCGTGGCCATGGGCCTGGCACTGAACGAAACCAATCGCGAAGAGCGTGCGATCGAGTTTTACAATGTGTTGTCGAGCTTTGACTTTATGAGCTCAACACCCACGCTATTTAACTCCGGCACCCGTCACAGCCAGATGTCGAGCTGCTACCTGACCACCGTACCGGATGATCTGGATGGCATTTTTGAAGCGCTGAAAGAAAACGCGCTGCTATCCAAATTTGCCGGTGGTCTGGGCAATGACTGGACGCCTGTGCGCGCCATGGGCAGCCATATCAAGGGCACCAATGGGAAATCACAAGGTGTCGTGCCTTTCCTGAAGGTGGTCAATGACACGGCCGTAGCTGTGAATCAAGGTGGCAAACGCAAAGGCGCGGTGTGCGCGTATCTGGAAACCTGGCACGCCGACATCGAAGAATTCCTTGAATTGCGTAAAAACACCGGTGATGACCGTCGCCGCACGCACGATATGAATTCGGCCAACTGGATTCCTGACCTGTTTATGAAGCGCGTAATGGAAGGTGGCGAGTGGACTTTGTTCAGCCCATCCGAAGTACCTGATCTGCACGATAAAGTGGGCAAAGCCTTTGAAATTGCCTACACCAACTACGAAGCCAAAGCGGCGCGTGGCGAAATGCGCGTGGCCAAAACCATCCCCGCACTGAGCCTGTGGCGCAAAATGCTGACGATGCTGTTTGAAACTGGCCACCCATGGATCACATTTAAAGACCCATGCAATATCCGCAGCCCGCAGCAACACGTTGGCGTGGTTCACTCATCGAATCTATGTACCGAGATCACGCTCAATACCAACGACGAAGAAATCGCCGTATGTAATCTGGGCTCGATCAATCTGTACAACCATTTGAAAAATGGCGAGCTGGACGCCGAGAAACTGTCGCGCACGGTGAAAGTGGCGATGCGTATGCTCGATAACGTGATCGACATTAACTTCTACCCAGTTCGCAAAGCGCGCACGTCCAACCTGAAACACCGTCCGGTGGGCTTGGGCATTATGGGCTTCCAGGATTGCTTGCACGCATTGCGCATTCCGTACGCTTCAGACGCTGCGGTTGAATTTGCCGATGTGTCGATGGAAACCGTGGCCTACCACGCCTACTGGGCTTCAACCGAATTGGCGCAAGAGCGCGGCATTTACGCCAGCTACAAAGGCAGCTTGTGGGATCGTGGTATTTTGCCGCAAGACTCATTGCGCCTCTTGGAAGAAGAGCGCGGCGGTTACCTCGATGTCGATCGCAGCTCGCGCCTTGATTGGACGATGTTGCGCGACCGCATCGCCGCCTACGGCATGCGTAACTCGAACTGCCTGGCGATTGCACCAACGGCAACCATCTCCAACATCATTGGCGTGGATGCGTGTATCGAGCCGACCTACCAGAATCTGTTTGTGAAATCGAATCTGTCCGGCGAATTTACCGTGATCAACGAGCACCTGGTGCGCGATCTGAAAGCGCGTGGCCTGTGGGACGAAGTGATGATTTCCGATCTGAAATACTTCGATGGCTCGGTACAGCGCATCGACCGTATTCCGGCCGATCTGAAAGCCCTGTACGCCACCGCCTTCGAGATGGACCCGAAATGGCTGGTTGAAGCGGCAAGCCGTCGCCAGAAATGGATCGATCAGGCGCAATCGCTGAATATCTATATGGCCGGAGCATCGGGCAAGAAACTGGATGAGCTGTACAAGCACGCCTGGTTGCGCGGCCTGAAAACCACCTACTACCTGCGTACCTTGGCAGCCACAGCCGCCGAGAAATCAACGGGCCGTGGTGGTGAGCTGAACGCCGTACCGGTCGATGGTGGCTACGCCGCAGCGCAGGCACAAGCCGCAATTGTGGCCGCTGCTGCCGCTGACAACACGCCAGCGACCGATGCGAAGTTCTGCTCGATTGATAATCCGGATTGCGAGGCGTGCCAGTAA
- a CDS encoding M48 metallopeptidase family protein: MNSLKYIAHYPAPLIEQVQALITTNRLVPHLTKKYPTRHQVQTDKALYDYVSELKSEFFRNAPALAKVGFDSKISVINHALGLHTQISRVQGGKLKSKNEIRIATLFKNTPPEFLKMIVVHELAHLKEKDHNKAFYQLCQHMEPNYLQYEFDLRLHLTVQDLGLSA, from the coding sequence ATGAATTCGCTTAAATACATCGCGCATTACCCCGCGCCGCTGATCGAACAGGTGCAGGCACTGATCACTACCAACCGGCTCGTGCCGCATCTAACCAAAAAATACCCGACCCGCCATCAGGTGCAAACCGACAAGGCGCTGTACGACTACGTCAGCGAATTAAAGTCCGAATTTTTCCGCAATGCGCCAGCGCTGGCCAAGGTGGGGTTTGACAGCAAAATCAGCGTGATCAATCACGCGCTGGGGCTGCACACGCAAATCTCGCGCGTGCAAGGCGGCAAGTTAAAAAGCAAAAATGAAATCCGCATCGCCACACTATTCAAAAACACGCCGCCCGAATTTCTGAAAATGATCGTCGTCCACGAGCTGGCACACCTCAAAGAAAAAGACCATAACAAGGCCTTTTATCAATTGTGCCAACATATGGAACCGAACTACCTGCAATACGAATTCGATCTGCGCCTGCACCTGACGGTGCAGGATCTGGGCTTGAGTGCTTGA
- a CDS encoding uracil-DNA glycosylase: protein MNRRALILNELGLNPVWVRHEVLAQYEQLAEPSLPAQPSVQATAPVGATANAIPSSGSVAHANAHFSPIAQAAHQRMEATISASATPEAGKAAKGPSQEAAAIHQVLKARNSPAARQNAAQPAPALSTTPAEQDARSQQIMQMDWDQLQQAVSSCTACKLCETRKQAVFGVGNPAASLLVVGEAPGADEDAQGEPFVGKAGKLLDNMLASIGHKRGEQVFIANVLKCRPPGNRNPQPDEVAQCAPFLQRQIELIAPKVLFASGRFAISSLLNDDAPISALRGKIHQYRKLPVVVSYHPAYLLRNMPDKAKAWQDLLLLKSQLDQE, encoded by the coding sequence ATGAACCGCCGGGCACTGATCTTGAACGAGCTGGGGCTCAATCCGGTGTGGGTACGCCACGAGGTACTGGCGCAATATGAACAGCTGGCCGAACCATCGCTGCCCGCGCAGCCAAGCGTTCAGGCAACAGCGCCAGTCGGCGCAACCGCCAATGCCATCCCATCATCTGGCAGCGTGGCCCACGCGAACGCGCACTTTAGCCCCATCGCGCAAGCTGCACACCAGCGCATGGAAGCCACCATCAGCGCCTCGGCCACACCGGAAGCGGGCAAAGCGGCCAAAGGCCCATCGCAGGAAGCAGCCGCCATTCATCAGGTACTCAAAGCGCGAAATAGCCCAGCTGCACGGCAAAACGCCGCCCAGCCAGCCCCAGCACTGAGCACCACACCAGCGGAGCAGGACGCTCGCAGCCAGCAGATTATGCAAATGGACTGGGATCAGCTGCAGCAAGCCGTCAGCAGCTGCACCGCGTGCAAGCTGTGCGAAACGCGCAAGCAGGCCGTATTTGGCGTCGGCAATCCGGCTGCATCATTGCTGGTGGTCGGCGAAGCGCCGGGTGCCGACGAGGATGCGCAAGGCGAGCCCTTTGTCGGTAAGGCGGGTAAGCTGCTCGACAATATGCTCGCCAGCATCGGCCACAAGCGCGGCGAGCAGGTGTTTATCGCCAATGTGCTCAAATGCCGCCCGCCGGGCAACCGCAACCCGCAGCCCGATGAAGTGGCGCAATGCGCGCCCTTCCTGCAACGCCAGATCGAGCTGATCGCGCCCAAAGTGCTGTTTGCCAGCGGACGCTTTGCCATTAGCAGCCTGCTGAACGACGACGCGCCCATCTCGGCGCTGCGCGGCAAAATCCACCAGTATCGCAAATTGCCGGTGGTGGTGAGCTACCACCCCGCCTACCTGTTGCGCAATATGCCCGACAAGGCCAAAGCCTGGCAGGATTTACTGCTACTTAAATCACAGCTTGATCAAGAATGA
- the rimI gene encoding ribosomal protein S18-alanine N-acetyltransferase, with protein MSLPKIDTQPHSATLPRFARLETRHVAELADLDESTNPHPWNGKQWLDSLEQHTCLGLWMGDTLAGFSVSMATLDEAELLLIAIAPQWQGQGWGTQLLHYTESTLASEGIAQLFLEVRESNQGARAFYQRHGWHENGRRKNYYPCAPRDIKQENSAQLSREDAILCAKSLCATTLNGASA; from the coding sequence ATGAGCCTGCCCAAGATCGACACCCAGCCCCACAGCGCCACCCTGCCCCGTTTTGCGCGACTGGAAACCCGGCATGTGGCCGAGCTGGCCGATCTGGACGAGAGCACCAACCCGCACCCATGGAATGGCAAGCAATGGCTTGATTCGCTGGAGCAACACACTTGTCTGGGCCTCTGGATGGGCGACACGCTCGCCGGTTTTAGCGTGAGCATGGCCACGCTGGACGAAGCCGAGCTGCTGCTGATTGCCATTGCCCCGCAATGGCAGGGGCAAGGCTGGGGTACGCAATTGCTGCACTACACCGAATCCACATTAGCCAGCGAAGGCATCGCTCAGCTATTTCTGGAAGTGCGCGAGAGCAATCAAGGCGCACGCGCTTTTTATCAGCGGCACGGCTGGCACGAAAACGGCCGCCGCAAGAACTATTACCCCTGCGCCCCACGTGACATCAAGCAGGAGAACAGCGCGCAGCTCAGCCGCGAAGATGCCATTCTGTGCGCCAAAAGTCTGTGCGCCACCACCCTGAACGGAGCCAGCGCATGA
- the tsaB gene encoding tRNA (adenosine(37)-N6)-threonylcarbamoyltransferase complex dimerization subunit type 1 TsaB → MPYLAIDTSSEQLSLALCTGHSADSIVAREWPVGQKHAELTLPYLRALLSEHQLTMSDIAGIAYPSGPGSFTGLRIGCGITQGLAYAQNIPVVGISTLEALAEASGAIRAYVCIDARMNQVYCAAFERESGSAWKTIHEARVCNPEDVPLPAGNDWFGIGTGFKAYTDALQTRLGAQLSQIDAERQPHAREMLQLALPRFAAGQGLPAEEANLVYLRDKVALKTHERAAK, encoded by the coding sequence ATGCCTTATTTAGCCATCGATACTTCCAGCGAACAGCTGTCACTGGCCCTGTGCACGGGTCACAGCGCCGACTCCATCGTGGCACGCGAATGGCCGGTGGGGCAAAAACACGCCGAGCTGACGCTGCCCTATTTGCGCGCGCTGTTGAGCGAGCATCAACTCACCATGAGCGACATTGCCGGCATCGCCTACCCCAGCGGCCCCGGCTCGTTTACCGGCTTGCGCATTGGCTGCGGTATTACGCAAGGTCTGGCGTATGCGCAAAATATCCCCGTGGTGGGTATATCCACACTGGAAGCACTGGCTGAGGCCTCTGGGGCAATACGTGCCTATGTATGCATCGATGCCCGGATGAATCAGGTGTATTGCGCCGCGTTCGAGCGCGAGAGTGGCTCAGCGTGGAAAACCATCCATGAAGCACGCGTGTGCAACCCCGAAGATGTGCCGCTGCCCGCAGGCAATGACTGGTTTGGTATTGGTACCGGCTTTAAAGCCTACACCGACGCACTGCAAACACGGCTGGGCGCGCAGCTCAGCCAGATCGACGCCGAGCGCCAGCCGCATGCGCGAGAGATGCTGCAGCTGGCCTTGCCGCGATTTGCTGCTGGCCAAGGTTTGCCCGCCGAAGAAGCAAATCTGGTGTATCTGCGCGATAAAGTAGCGCTGAAAACGCACGAAAGAGCCGCCAAATGA
- a CDS encoding substrate-binding periplasmic protein codes for MRAIATLIVLGLCALPLQAADLDAYTEEFAPYNYTENRQFKGMANQILDRIMVLSQLNIRRESVPWLRAVQQNQNNPASLIYTIVRTPQRESQYLWVGPYDDCDVVFMKLKSRSDIQLGSIKEAEKYYSGAARGAAAAQILQGQGYDMSRVDTSSPEEIRTVKMLYAKRFDLSAGMLLPHIYSARKLKLDASQLTAVQTIAKGGGCYYGFNPKVNPDTFNRFKDAFQQLKNSGELEKIRSQYLASASR; via the coding sequence ATGCGCGCTATTGCCACACTGATTGTTCTGGGTTTGTGCGCCCTGCCGCTGCAGGCCGCCGATCTTGACGCCTATACCGAAGAATTTGCGCCGTACAATTACACCGAAAATCGCCAATTCAAAGGCATGGCCAACCAGATTCTGGATCGGATCATGGTGCTGAGCCAGCTGAACATCCGGCGCGAAAGCGTGCCGTGGCTGCGTGCCGTGCAACAAAACCAGAATAATCCGGCCAGCCTGATTTACACCATCGTGCGCACGCCGCAACGCGAAAGCCAATATCTGTGGGTGGGCCCCTACGATGATTGCGATGTAGTGTTTATGAAGCTCAAATCGCGCAGCGATATTCAGCTTGGCAGCATCAAGGAAGCTGAAAAATACTATTCCGGCGCTGCACGCGGCGCTGCGGCGGCGCAAATTTTGCAAGGCCAGGGCTATGATATGAGCCGGGTTGATACCAGCTCGCCCGAGGAAATCCGTACGGTCAAAATGCTGTACGCCAAGCGCTTTGATTTATCCGCCGGCATGCTGCTGCCGCATATCTACAGCGCGCGCAAACTTAAACTGGACGCTAGCCAGCTCACCGCGGTGCAGACCATTGCCAAGGGTGGCGGCTGCTATTACGGCTTTAACCCCAAGGTCAACCCTGACACGTTCAACCGCTTCAAAGACGCATTCCAGCAGCTGAAAAACAGCGGCGAGCTGGAGAAAATCCGCAGTCAGTATCTCGCCAGCGCAAGCCGCTAA
- a CDS encoding extracellular solute-binding protein has translation MQKILLLCCLLYQSPVWAAHAITLGDAAKYPAGFTSFAYADPLAVKGGELTLPNPDRRSSFDSFNPFIIKGLPAAGLGALMFESLGVMSMDETATMYGLLASDIAVAADGKSVTFTLNPKAKFNNGDAVTAADVKHSFDTLRSKLAAPQFASQLSDVSGIDVLDARTVRYRFSTANRELPQIVGSLPVFSRKWGQEKNGVTKALDKIALDAPITSGPYRIADYKLGRSISYQRRADYWGVQQPTRLGQYNFDRVTYRYYQDEVARLEAFKAGEFDFITEYSARNWARQYQGPKFRSGDILKRELRHHNSSGMQGYVLNIRKPQFADIRVRQALGLALDFEWLNRQLFYSQYVRLNSFYANGELAASGKPSEAELALLKPLAKHLPSAVFGELPAPPSTNPPGSLRDNLRQARELLKQAGWEYRDGALRNAKGEAFTFEILDDGGAMARVFPPLARNLAKLGITATLRNIDFALYQRRLDGFDFDVTVLRFPDVQSPGQELLDYYGSKAADVKGSSNVIGIKNPAIDALINHVLTAPNRAAQITAVHALDRALLAGHYIIPHWYSATHRVAWRDRFAMPKTMPRYYQAGDWMLATWWVK, from the coding sequence ATGCAAAAAATACTCCTACTCTGCTGCCTGCTATACCAGAGCCCAGTATGGGCTGCCCATGCAATCACACTGGGCGATGCAGCCAAATACCCTGCCGGTTTTACCTCGTTTGCCTACGCTGACCCGCTGGCGGTGAAAGGCGGCGAGTTGACCTTGCCCAACCCGGATCGGCGTAGCAGTTTTGATTCATTCAACCCCTTCATCATCAAAGGCCTGCCCGCTGCGGGCTTGGGCGCGCTGATGTTTGAATCGCTGGGGGTGATGAGCATGGACGAGACCGCCACCATGTATGGGCTGCTTGCCAGTGATATTGCCGTGGCTGCGGATGGCAAATCGGTAACGTTTACGCTCAACCCCAAGGCCAAATTTAATAATGGCGATGCGGTGACGGCAGCGGACGTTAAGCACAGCTTTGACACGCTGCGCAGCAAGCTGGCCGCGCCACAATTTGCTTCGCAATTGAGCGATGTGAGCGGCATTGACGTGCTCGATGCGCGCACCGTGCGCTACCGCTTCAGCACGGCCAATCGAGAGCTGCCGCAAATTGTGGGCAGCCTGCCGGTGTTTTCGCGCAAGTGGGGCCAAGAGAAAAATGGCGTGACAAAGGCGCTGGACAAAATCGCGCTCGACGCGCCGATCACCAGTGGCCCTTACCGGATTGCCGACTACAAACTCGGCCGCAGTATCAGTTATCAGCGGCGCGCAGATTATTGGGGCGTGCAGCAGCCGACGCGGTTGGGGCAATATAATTTTGACCGCGTAACGTATCGCTACTATCAGGATGAAGTGGCGCGGCTGGAGGCCTTCAAAGCCGGTGAATTTGATTTCATCACCGAATACAGCGCGCGCAACTGGGCGCGCCAGTATCAGGGGCCGAAATTTCGCAGCGGCGACATCCTCAAGCGTGAGCTGCGCCACCATAACAGCAGCGGCATGCAAGGCTATGTATTGAATATCCGCAAGCCGCAATTTGCCGATATTCGCGTGCGGCAGGCCTTGGGGTTGGCGCTCGATTTTGAATGGCTCAACCGCCAATTGTTTTACAGCCAGTACGTGCGCCTCAATAGCTTTTACGCCAACGGCGAACTCGCCGCCAGTGGCAAGCCGTCTGAAGCCGAGCTGGCCTTATTAAAACCACTGGCTAAACACCTGCCCTCGGCCGTATTCGGCGAACTGCCCGCGCCACCGTCAACGAATCCACCCGGCTCACTGCGCGATAATCTGCGCCAAGCCCGCGAGCTGCTCAAACAGGCGGGCTGGGAATACCGCGACGGTGCGCTGCGTAATGCTAAGGGCGAAGCGTTTACTTTCGAGATTTTGGATGACGGCGGCGCGATGGCGCGCGTCTTCCCGCCGCTAGCACGCAATCTGGCCAAGCTCGGCATCACGGCCACGCTGCGCAATATCGACTTCGCCTTGTACCAGCGCAGGCTCGATGGCTTTGATTTTGACGTCACCGTACTGCGCTTCCCCGACGTGCAAAGCCCGGGGCAAGAGCTGCTCGATTATTACGGCAGCAAGGCGGCCGATGTGAAGGGCAGCAGCAATGTGATCGGCATTAAAAATCCGGCGATTGATGCGCTAATCAATCATGTGCTCACCGCACCGAATCGCGCCGCCCAAATCACCGCCGTCCACGCCCTCGATCGCGCCTTGCTGGCCGGGCACTACATCATCCCGCACTGGTACAGCGCCACGCATCGCGTGGCATGGCGGGATCGGTTTGCGATGCCGAAAACGATGCCGCGGTATTATCAGGCGGGGGATTGGATGTTGGCGACGTGGTGGGTGAAGTGA